The nucleotide sequence GGTGGAAGATCGGCGACGGCGACggaaaatgttgttgttgttgttgtcggtGAGAGATGAAAGGGGGAAAAGTAACAGAAGAAGGTTTTGGAGAAGAGCCGTTAAATTGTTGCTTTTCAATTTGCAAATGCAAAtgtcactttcttcttcttctcttcattTTATGCTACCAAGTAACTCTACTACTAGTGACCGAGTGAGTGAGTGATTAGGGTGACCAAATTACGGCTTAATTATAACTAGCCTTAAAAATCGTATTAAATTTGATAGGATTTTTTCAATATCTTACCTCCTTACTAAACTCGATCAGATTTAATCTCATTTAGAGTTGCCTTAAAATATATGTACTGGATCGTTGAATCATTATCAAACAAATTATTGAATCATTGGTTGAATTGTATCACTTAgatgaataatttaattatacaaACACAACAAATTGTATTAGTTGTGTATATATTAATTTGGATAAAAAAACGACAATATAAAGGAGTCGAGAGAGTGAGTAATActcttcaaattaattttatgaaaaaattgcGTTGACATTTTACCTAAAATTCCTTCTAGTTTTCAAAATGCACTCACCGCCTCTCTTATCATTcactatatatatgatatgactAGAGTTTTCACTTTAATTTGTAGAGGTATGATCACATACATCTTATATATGCAATTTGAAAGGTATGGTAATGTTCCTAGTGGCACAATGGGTGTGTATTCTAGTGTCTTTTTGGTGAATGACTAGAAAAGTAAgcatgacaaaaacaaaatgattggCGCAATTGTTTTTAGTAAGTATAGATAGAGTAGGTGAGTTCATTTTGAAAACTACAGGGAAGTGAATGTCATTTAAAGAGACTTAACAGAAGGCTATTACAATTCTCTCTAACTTTAGTGTTGATCCTATTTCCATTGTTTAAGAATGAACTAATTTGAGAGAATACTTTCAAtttacaaaagaagaagaagatctcCATTAGTTTGTAAGTGTTCAACATGAAGTATTTTGATCAATATGATCGGGTTCGAGTGAGTATAAATAAGAAGGATCTACTACATTTGTGTTTGACAAAACAGACGAATAAATGATTGATTATTGTCATGCTAAAACGATCGAATGGTATGAGACTCTATATAAGATATGTGACTCTATTGTTATATGATGCAAAGACATTAGACCCGTAAATCCCTCCTCACTTCCATATATAAAGAGAATGTTTTGTTATAATTAAAACATCTCTCATATCCACATTTTAATATTCAATTAAAGACTAACTTGtaaattaagtaaaataaaacttgtaaatgaaaagaataaatgaaaaattcaaaactttAAATTCTAAATAGTTATAGTTTGGTGGTGAAGGTACATGTATGAATAACCACAAACAAAATTGCTTTTGATCAAAATCAAAGATGTAAATTAGTTGAGGTGCACAAGTTGACTGTAACTGGACCCCAAATTAACCTTCTCATTTCATCAATTATTTGTCACATTCAGTGTCGTTAATTGTTCATTTTTGCATGGTTGTTTACTTCACACAGCAGATAAGCTTTACATAATTTCAAATTAAGTTGTAAAACGTGGAGGAGGACAGCATGAGCAACACATTGCTTTAAATAAAGTTTATCCGTGAAGTCTCCCATTCTCATGTGGATCACTTTGTCTTCTTTTTTGTGCCAGAATGCATGCTGCAAATATGTTCCAAGAAATCATGTGGCACACTTAAAATACTATAATGTGTacaaaaaaataccaaaactatataatataataattggtTCAAAAATCttgattataaataatatattggaaATGCGTGATGTTTGGTTATATATTGGGATTGCTTCTCCATTGTCCCTTGATAGGATAGAATAGTTGCAAAGAGAAGCAATGGATTAGGATCACTATCTTTTAGTTGGTGGAGTGGAGGGCACGGGTCTTTATTGGAAGTTTTTGTCAACCACAAGAAAGCTAAACAACCATGGTGGATGGATTATTGGCATCAAAAGCAAAAGGTGAAAAGAAATAAACTTGTCATGTAATAAAGGGACCTTAATAAAATGTTATGTATGTGACtatcatcatataaaatgtACATCTAAAGGTCCAAAGAAAACAAGCGAAAAGGATGTCATGTGTTGGACAAGGTGATATATATGTTTCCtcttaacaaaagataaaaagggtaaaaatattgtacaaaaaagggtaaaaaagaaaagaaagaaaaaccttGGATTCTATTATATGTTATATGGGGCATTGGGAATGTCCAACATAGATGGTATGAATATAATGCACCATACCATGATGCTAATCgccaaaattcaaaatcatgatGACCAATATTGTTGCTTATTCCCTCATGTGCCTCCTCCTCCTAATCATTCTATTTGTTAGCCTGTCGCTGTCAATATCTACATGTAGTTTTTCTTCCTTCAATTAATTAATCGCAgtggaatttatttttttttgactcaTTATTTTTGCATCATTTTCTTTAGCTtctatgaaataaaaaataaatcaaaaaacaCTGTATTTGACATCTATATTTTCTTtagagattaaaataaataagtaatatcaattgttaaataaattaatgtgtGATATTACATGCACATAAAACTTCACAAATGATTACAATATTAACCTCTTAATTTTCTCACTTTACTCACTATTAAATTTATGTAAacattttgtaaaaacaaaattatacacataaattttttattacccTATATTATTACGCTATACTCTACACATGAATAATTAGTATAGAAATTAATTtccaatcaattttaataaatgtacattgttaattttattttatataaacaaCTAATTACCAATATTGAAATTATTAGGTTGAACATATCCGTATGAGTTTAAACATGAAATCTTACAATTATACATGGAAATTTCAATAGTGTACCACTTCGTATATATTGACAAAAACTAGTTATCTTCTCgcattatataattatgtttttaatatatgttaACACTCACAATGACAAAGCAATGAAATTATAGATTTATATGCATTCgtataaaagaaattttatttacaTCATGAATttgtaaatattattaaactcgataaaaattatatattcaatCCATGATCACTTGTATGTAATGACATGAGTCTCTTCCAATTTAATTagtgttatttaattaatgtaatgCAGTTTGAACCGATCGTAAAAGAATCAACATTGATGATATATGTTAAAACTCTCGAGAAATAGTTTTGTTCATGTGACTCTACTTAGACTCAATAAATTGATCTCCTCGGTTGCTGGAGATATTCAGTTTAAGCCTAACTGTGAAGATGGCTAGTTAACAAACAATACTTGAATATGCCATCACAAGTCACAACCCACccagcaaaagcagcaaaatcTCGAAGCAATCTGCTCTTCCATATgcatttgataaatattttgattccaaatatacacgtaaacttaatcTTTAACATATGTGGGACAGGGATTTAAATGGCCTAATTGAACCCGACATTCACAAGATAGCATGTGACTCACATAGCTATTCGGTAtagatgtgttatttgaacatcaaaataaaaacattagaTTTGActgtctttttattttgatgttcaaTTAACATAGTTGCTAACAGAAAAAGCAGGTCATTTTGGACTGTTCCATTATTTGATGTAAGGAAAAGGAAGCTATTAGTTTTGTGGAGGTAGGTAACTAAGATTTAAGCAATAACAGTGACCGTTCTTCTATTAGAGATTAATGAAAGCAAGTAACAAAAAGATTTGAGAAATGACAGTAACTATTATTTAGTTTCaggtaaaaatgaaataaaatagaaaagctATAAACTACAAAAATCTTGTTGCAGCCCGCAAAAAAATTGAGGTAGTTAAaaggtttttttctttgttatttcaTGTTCCAGGCTTTCCTCAACGCCGGTTTCGATCCTTGTATCAGGAGGTTGGAAGGACTTGGTTCAAACCATTCCCCACCAGGTGAAACCGTCGAGGTAGTTAAAAGGCTTGTGGGCAGAAAAAACAGTAAAATATATATCTAGTGAACACTGGCCATACTTTAAGCCGACAAAATTTGTAATCAAGGGAGATGGTTGAGCTGGAATCAGCTGCTGCAGATCTTTGTCCCACTGAGAATGTAACCCCCAAATGCACTCATTTGCATGCATGGGTGAGTTCTTGATGGAagtacctacaaaataaaatataccatTAAATAGTTATCAGAGATTTGCACAGAATTGGTAATTGAAATTGACGTGTGATTAGTTTTCAAGATAgataaaattaagttatttgccctttttatttacttttatgaaCAAAGGAATTCAAAATACCAATAATTTCATAATATTGATGTTGACAAGAATAATTAAGTACCTGGTATTCACGTAGCCAAGGCTCAGTTATTTGCAATCCGATGGCCATTTTCTCAAGCTGTAGATTGTGCATGCAAGTTGCTAGAGGCTGCAGTTTATACAGCAAACAAACAAGAAGATTATGTTAACAACTGAGTGAACAGAAGCATAATCTATTTGGCATTCAGTGCCAAATGAAgtattgaaaattttcaacttTACCCAAACCTACACATGATCTACAATCTCCAGGATACATGATAGTTAAATTGATAATATGTGCAGCATTGTGTAATGCCTCTTTAAGTATACACATATGGATTTGATTGAAGTCTAAGTTGCAAAATGTTTGATCTCTTACAAATTTGCTACTATTCATAATCTATCATTTATATGTTTGATCTCTTAAAAATTTGGAACTATTCATAATCTTATCTTTTATATGTTCCTAAACTTATAACCAAAGCTACCCAGAACAATAAACTTTTGATCCTTAACatgaaagaaacaaaagaaaacaaattaattgaaaatattatcATGCACGGATACCTTTATAATAAATCGCTATTCATTAAGCttgaaaattgaaccaaaattaCCTGAAGATATTGGTGATAAATAGCAAATGGGGCAGAGTTTGATAAAAGTGGTAAGAGGTCTTTAATCAATGTCCAAGTATCCAAGTCTGGTGCAGCAATAATTAGGCTGTgcaaattataaaagaaaaactcaattttatgatttttagaataGTGAAGTGAGTCAAATATGTAACTTTGATTGAAGTTTAATTACCTAGAAAAACCATTTTCCTTCCACGAGTCAATGATTTCTTGAGATGCTTTTTCTCCAGCCTTTATAGCTTTGCAGGCTCTTAGAGCAGGAAATGTGGAACTCTCAATATTTTCAGCATTGTCAGCTCCAAGATCAGAAATTCCATTTTCTGACGAATGAGAGATTTCCTCCATGCTGACTGATGCACACATTTGATTCTGCAACATCGCAACATATGATAAATTGTTCGAACAGTAAGATAGAACCAATTAGAAGATCAAGGAAGTGCAATTTACATTTAATTGGCTTTCCACACTGCCGTCATcatgttttggattttgttgaGATGATTCCTTTTGTGACAACAAGTCAGAAATGGAAGACCTTACAATTctgcaataaataaaaagatgttAATAACACCagacaaaagaaacaaaacttcAGTTCATGCACATTCAGACAAGTTGTATAAACATTCTTAGATAGTAACAGAAAATTAACTAAATGATTCAGAGGATACTTCAATTTTGTAAGATGATTGGTGAACATGCATATCACTTTGATCAATATTCCTAATACCTACTAATTCAACACATGGCTATCCCGATAGAAACCTATAAACATTTCTCTTTGATTCCTGagctatatatattataaaactataataaaaaatgcatCTAGAGCTACtcatttggaagaaaaaactAATCACGTCGATAATGCAAAAGATATCCATGCCAATACAAAGAGTGATCCAAACTTTTTCTGAAAAATGAAAGATTTAAAAAGGATAATCATTTCTCTTTCAGTGCATCAACCGAAACTTACTTCAGCATGAAGACTGACAAAAAAACATTCGCAtgattttaactcaaaaataattgGTAAACTGCAACAAAACATATCAGCTGACCTCTTGCAGATTTCGTCGCTTAAATTAAATATCCTCACAATATCCATGGATGGTGCCTTTCCAAGATATGAATTGCATACAAAACCAGTGCCTGTAAAACATTAACGTTAGATTGTAAAACTTAATGCATGTATTAGCTCCTGAACTATGAAAACCAACACTATCAATCACTAGACCCAGAGATTGTTAAGAATGGAATGTGAATATATCTATTGATCAACAGTATAACGACAACTTTTTACGTCTCATTGTTGTGATGATTCAAGTTTATCGCACACCATATTTAGAAAGAGTAAAATCTAAATGACCGAAACTTAGTTTAAATTTATATCACACCTCCTAAACGCTCTGCCACAGCACCAGTAAGAAGGCCACCAACCATATCAACAACGAGAATGTCAGAATTTGAAGAAACATTAGCCATTGAAAGTAGAAGGGACAATGTGTCCACACGCAAGAATCTGAATCAGTTATAGTTAGTTAGAAACCAATTCAAGGATATATACAAAGAGAGAATGATACTACAATTCAATAATATAATAGCCACACACATACACACCCCTTCACACTTTTCAGACTATAAAGATGCCACACATGATGTACATGTCCAAAACGCAAGAAAAAATGAACTCAGAATACTTACATCCAGAATAAGTTGTTTGGATACTGGATAAAGTTTGCGGTTTACAGAAAAGCACAAAATAGcagtttccatttttttaaggtGTTATTTAGCATGGGAAAGTAATAAACTTCCCTTCCCCACCATGGTCACGTAGGTTTTAGACCATTAGATCAAATAGAAAACACAGTTTTATTATAGAacctcatcactagatttttCTCTGCACATAGTCTACCACCATTCCCCCTACATTCC is from Medicago truncatula cultivar Jemalong A17 chromosome 1, MtrunA17r5.0-ANR, whole genome shotgun sequence and encodes:
- the LOC11419256 gene encoding tRNA (adenine(58)-N(1))-methyltransferase non-catalytic subunit trm6, with amino-acid sequence MCSSENNKKRVTWEGCSVLLDINDGDRLVFARLSPAAKLKIGNKNCSLQPLIGCPFGTVFQLDTSSDGAPFLSPFQPKGNINNTEDIKDGRFQAESKDGPLTGELRDNRSLIDNNTAQSLTGEDIEDMRRQGAKGDEIIEALIANSATFDKKTSFSQEKYRLKKQKKYAPKVLIRRPVARSICEAYFMKHPLKIGFLRVDTLSLLLSMANVSSNSDILVVDMVGGLLTGAVAERLGGTGFVCNSYLGKAPSMDIVRIFNLSDEICKRIVRSSISDLLSQKESSQQNPKHDDGSVESQLNNQMCASVSMEEISHSSENGISDLGADNAENIESSTFPALRACKAIKAGEKASQEIIDSWKENGFSSLIIAAPDLDTWTLIKDLLPLLSNSAPFAIYHQYLQPLATCMHNLQLEKMAIGLQITEPWLREYQVLPSRTHPCMQMSAFGGYILSGTKICSS